Sequence from the Nerophis lumbriciformis linkage group LG02, RoL_Nlum_v2.1, whole genome shotgun sequence genome:
cttagAAAACTAATTTGACAACCTTGCCTCATGTTTTGTTTACCTTcagcaaaaaataattaaaaatatcgcACGATAATGCTGCATGATGATGAACGTGGAAAAAACATGCACACCACAGACGTACCTGAATCTCACTGGGGCCTAGAGCCTTGATGAACTTGTCCAGTTTGCTTCTAATGTCATGTATTGTTGGTTGGCTCCTGATAGCAGGGGATCCTTCCAGGCCTTCACTTAAACGCTTCTCCAGCTTGGCAAAGGCCTCCAGGAACATATACACAGACATGGCCACGGCACTGGTGGGAACCTGGCGAGGGTTATCACAAAAACAAGGCGTCAGACAGAGCCAGGGAGCGAACGCAACGAGATCGCATCTCCGCACCTTAGAGAGCAAAACCAGTGTGATGCCAGGCCACAGTGGAAGACAGTACATGGAGTGAGGCATCATGGGATACAGCCCTTCCTTGTGGGCCACTTCTAAAAACACccttcggggtgtggaggggtcaGGGGGAGGAACGTCCAGAGTGTGCAGGCTGTCTTCTGCCATCTGAACACACATTTGATTCAATTCACACACAATCTGCTTCATGTTATGTGTATTTATGTCTTAGAAATACAACAAATGCAATTCTAGAAAGGCACTCGGACAGCGCAGACCTCCACCAGGCACTATCTCCCGATTGCTAagaagcctttaaaaaaaaatcctaaaatccaGACAGTAATCTGTATCACCCCCAAAATCTAAGCACTTGTTTCCtacctgaaagtttcatcaaaatccgcTAATAACTTTTTGAGCTTTGTTACAAAAAATATCTAATAACTAACTAaatgactttgattgattgattgagacttttattagtacatattccgtacaattgaccactaaatggtaacacccgaataagcttttcaacttgtttaagtcggggtccacgttaatcaattcatggtaaattcatGGACAATCCAAATGACCTCTTTGTAGAGGTCATTAATGCAGGGAATTTTCTTCGGTATATTCTGACGAACTTGcagtctcagggcattcaatcgatcacaaccgTGACTGATTGTATTAGAAAACGTTCCAcctctcatccgagcaggcttcaCCGGTTCATGCTTATAGACGTGGATTGGTGAAAACCAAAatcctgtatttttttttatgtattattttttttaaatgaagtttTCCCCACTTATTGCCAATAATTCTCACTCTGAGCCAGGAAAAGGTTGTTTAGAAAGGACAAACAACCTACATTTAGCTTTATTGCGAGGAgagaaaagcaagcccaaataagcaaccaAACCTTAAAAAACAAGCCCAAAGTTGCTTATAATAAGTGGACATTGCAACAGTAGCGAATATGGCTGCACTGCAAGGCAGAAGACGGTGACGGTggaggacatttcctgaaagtttcatgaaaatcCACCCAATAACTttaagttatgttgctaactTACTAACTGACTAACTAACCGACGGCATGATTACATAATGGATACCCACCTGAATGTCTGGATCCAAAAACTCAAACACAGAAGCTTCTTGTCTCACTTGTTTTTCTGCCAGAACACAAATTTCAAGATGAACACAAAGCACATTTTATGCAGCTTTGTAAACGTTTCAACagattttaactttttatttaaagggtattttaaaagtttgcatttttaaaatatgacatttattttaaagtcactttttattttatttaggaaCATCATTTAATTATAATCAATATTGATGAATTAGTGTTAAGATGgtgtttttgtgttaatatttattactcatttttagtttttcattgCGTTATAGAAATGGCGCCACTGAAACGGCAGCTGGTTTGACAAGCTCTGTGCTCTTTTGTGTCCccctttgtgttctttaatgtttcaatcttgttatttcaccttttgtgtTAAACTCTTTCGGGACCACGCAACGAAAAGTGGCACTTTTGTGATTTTTGCGCtacttttaatactttttttgtggatttttttaaatctgcactgcaaccacatatcgTGAATTCCCCCTTGTGCATTGTGAGATATATACAAGTCCATCCAATCTATCCTATCCTTGTGTTACTGAACTCATTTCATCCAATTGTGGTGGTATGTTCCACATAAGGGGCTACAACGGAAATTACTAGGCagtacacaaatacaatgttttaaTCAAACCCTATGagaattaaaagtaaaaaaaaaagttgtttaattCATGTTAGATGTTGTGTTTCCCatttaatttttgtttattttacgcACTTTGCCCAGAATCTCTACCATTTTTAAATCGAGACAAAGACACATTTTATAGAAAAGAATCACAGGAAAATCTTGCCGTTTTGTATCataaaaaatgattaaaactaccgtattttttggagtgtaagtcgctccggagaataagtcgcaccggccaaaaatgcataataaagaaggaaaaaaacatatgtaagtcgcactggagtataagtcgcatttttgggggaaatttatttgataaaacccaacaccaagaatagacatttgaaaggcaatttaaaaataaatattaacatattatggtaagagtcattcaaataactataacatatagaacatgctatacgtttaccaaacaatttgtcactcctaatcgctaaatcccatgaaatcttatacgtctagtctcttacgtgaatgagctacataatattatttgatattttacggtaatgtgttaataatttcacacataagtcgcacccccgaccaaactatgaaaaaaactgcgacttatagtccgaaaaatacggtagagttACGAAAAAAACGGATTTTCAGATCAATTgctattcttatttgtaacgattcttaatcgattcaaaaaataaaaaatggatttaaaagaaaatttatatatatgctattattatctatttatttttcaatCCAGCCtcccaggcaaatcatattgttgatgtagatgcccatatttactGTACAGGTTTACTTTGTGTTGGACACTTCTCTTGCTATGTATAAGGTTTTCATAAATACATAGTTTAAtaagccttatttgtatttgactttattaaatgtttgggaagcattttacTCAGCAAAACCGGTTTTCTTTTGAGtactatagaaatgtatcagatatgtttatctatttcatggaggaatgtagttaatcattgaactggcacccaatgttattaagtgAAGTATtgagtttgaatcgagaatcgattctgaattgaatcgttacccccaagaatcaaattgaatggaatcgtgtggtggccaaagattcacagccctaatcaaAATATTCAAACACTTACCTGAACTACTGGAGTTTGTAGGCGAAGGCTGGGGCGTGTAGAAGCTCTCTGGACCGGATCCGCTCGTACTTTCAACATCCTTCACAATAACAATTACAAGTAACATTGTTAAAACAAACAAAGGGGATGATTTGGAAGAAAGGCGGATAATTAGCGCCGCATTACCTCAGATCCACGATCATCTAGGTCCATGTTGCTAGGATACATATTCTGTGCCATGATGATGAGGGCCAAGAGGTCTGAAGTGGCAAGTGTGCTGGCATTGCGACTGCAGaagaaaaaacaaagaaaatgtttgtgctacactgcaaaaactgaaatctaagtaagattaaatacctcaaataaaggtgatatttgcttattttctgtctgatgagataattcttctcactaagcagattttatgttagagtgttttacttgttttaagtgttttggtcctaaatgatttcagtaagatattacagcttgttgctaagatgttaagacctatattgagtaaaacatggttgaaactagaatatcaactgttgcaaagctgtcatcaacactcacaagtataaaactacttttttaaagtaataatttcttacttcaagcatgaaatacaaaaatcatgactttgacacaaatgtgtctcataattaaaacggatgacggccaaatggactttgctgttttattttcaatgaaacaatagaagatacgtactcatatagtagtacagttggcacagtacagcaaactgacagttaatatttaaaaagtgacatttctaacatttttgaacagaaatagttcatgcacattcagataaattcttcaatattacaatttaaaaaaatttggcccggggccaggctgtatatatgcgcactaatttacTGAaatagcacgcacttggcgcgattatgtcatgttatcgatggaaaaatgcatttttagacaatatgatttgcctgagcggctaggagactccgagagtaacaagcggttgccttgttgcctttccattaagaacaataaattcgtttttagtataagtttgctggtttcaagaaatgtaatgccgagcgcatatcattatgtcaagataatgcatacttgccaaccctcccggattttccgggagactcccgaaattcagcgcctctcccgaaaacctcccgggacaaattatctcccgaaaatctcccgaaattcaggcggactcaggtccatgcggacctgagtccgctttcccacaatataaacggtgtgcctgcccaatgacgttataactgtagaatgatcgagggcgagttcttggtttcttatgtggatttattgttaggcagtttcattaacgtcctcccagcgcggcaacaacacacaacaacagcagtcacgttttggtctaccgtaaagcagtttgtcttccgtaaacagcaatgttgtgacactcttaaacaggacaatactgccatctagtgcatttgatgaaagcacttttgtgcgtgccacacagcaatgcatcatcatttatagctagaattcagtgaaagtaaagtatttcttatatatatatatatatatatatatatatatatatatatatatatatatatatatatatgaatacttgacttggtgaattctagctgtaaatatactcctcccctcttagccacgcccccccccccccccccacctcccgaaatcagaggtctcaaggttggcaagtatgtaatggcactagcatttacttaatttaagaacatttttcaacatattgagcaaaaagatctcttttttttttctactaagaaaagtgcacttgttattagtgagaatattcttattttaaggtatttttgggttaattgaagttagctaattttacttgttttggaaagtcttgacaaaccaaattttcttgttctattggcagataattattttcaaataaaatacccttcattatttcttttttctttttcttttttttgaacactgactttgtgCAGTGTATATGTATAGGAAGACACAAAAGCAAACGTGGAACTACTTCAGAGGCCGCACCTGGAATAGAAGGCCAACAGTTTGGTGTGCACCAAGATGAAGGCATGCTGCACTTCCTCTCCAGCTCTCTCAACACTGCTGTTAAGCTGTTGGACTAAACGCCGCTCCAGGAACTCGATGCACTGCTCACACAGCGTGGGGTGGATCAGCCTCTCCACTGCCTGGCAGGGCAAGACGCACAAATATTGACAAGTAGTATTAATTAGTTGATCTTTTTACTCACAAGGTGTGGCCTCGAGTGTGATTCATCATTTATAAGcattaaataaatgttatatatacatatgtatgaagcAATTTAACAACTACTAAAtgttgctgccatctagtggttgAAACTGCACTAATAAATGACATCGCATAACAATTACAAGACAGTGATGCTTAGTTTCTAatataatacatacagtataatgcagattgggtttttttaccctgaaaaatgCATCCATTTTTAGTTCATTCTAGTATGGAAACATTGAAAGTATAGACATGTTTTGTCCCTCCCTCTGCGGttctattacaataaaaaaacagatGTATAAAGAAggcattagggctgtgaatctttgggtgtcccacgattcgattcaatatcgattcttggggtcacgattcgattcaaaatcgattttttttttccaattcaacacgattctcgattcacaaacgattttttcccgattcaaaacgattctctattcattcaatacataggatttcagcaggatctaccccagtctgctgacatgcaagcagagtagtagatttttgtaaaaagcttttataattgtaaaggacaatgttttatcaactgattgtaataatgtaaatttgttttaactattaaatgaaccaaaaatatgacttattttatctttgtgaaaatattggacacagtgtgtttgccactgtgacactattgttctttttttttattttttataaatgtctaatgataatgtcaatgaaggatctttaatcactgctatgttgaaattgtaactaatattgatactgttgttgataatattaatttttgtttcactacttttggattgttctgtgtcgtgtttgtgtctcctctcaattgctctgtttattgcagttctgagtgttgctgggtcgggtttggttttggaattggattgcattgttatggtattgctgtgtattgttttgttggattgattaatttaaaaattataataataaaataaaatttaaaaaaaagaaaaaaaaagaaaaaagaaaaaagaaaaagagaatcgattctgaatcgcacaacgtgagaatcgcgattcgaatttgaatcgattttttcccacactcctAGAAGGCATCATTATTTACAATATGTACAGTAGACAAATGTGCAAAAATATGAGGTAGATGAAAGAATAAGAGGTAGAATTAACTTAAAGGTCTGTTTGCAACTTGTTCacggttacatttttcaaagcaaaacataTAACAACACCATTAGCTTGCgtgtgttaccattagtggtttaacacgacacatttgtgttaaaacagtgtatatttttcacaattataaagtttgtatattacatttttttaccgGCCCGTATAAAATAATTGGTGTTTCCGGCTGTCACTCTCCCAGTCTCGTAACACGTATGTGCAGGGaacgcgtgcacacatacaaacgcAGTCGaagagaagcaacgaacaatttgcagtcatgttgttgttatgatagaacagtggttcttaacctgggttcggcggaggtcaagacacacccaactcatcgtgtaaatacaaacttctccctatcggcttattacggatacggcaacagctgactggtttgcaggtgtgtaatttgttgtgagtttatgcactgtgttggttttgttgcttgaacaaggtgatgttcatgcacggttcattttatgcaccagtaaaaaaacatggtaacactttagtatggggaacatattcaccattaattagttgtttattaacatgcaaattagtaacatattggctcttaactagtcattattaaatacttattaatgccttattcggcatggccttattataaccctaaccctctaaccctaaccctaaccaaataactctaaattaagtctttgttaccgtacttagaatatgttcccctcgtgtccaaaaaactctaaattaagtctttgttacttagaatatgttccccatactaaagtgtgatGTAACACATATTGTACAGCAGTTTGTCTCAGCTTATATattatacagtcgtgatcaaaagtttacataccggtacacttgtaaagaacataatgtcatggctgtcttgagtttccaataatttctacaactcttatttttttgtgatagagtgattggagcacatacttgcttgtcacaaaaaaacattcatgaagtttggttcttttatgaatttattatgggtctactgaaaatgtgaccaaatctgctgggtcaaaagtatacatacagcaatgttaatatttggttacatgtcccttggcactgcaaaaaggcgcttttggtagccatccacaagcttctggcaaacttctggttgaccctggatctcaggaaacagagtggaccgacaccagcagatgacatggcaccccaaaccatcactgatggtggaaactttacactagacttcaggcaacgtggatcctgtgcctctcctgtcttcctccagactctgggacctcgatttccaaaggaaatgcaaaatttgcatggttgggtgatggtttggggtgccatgtcatctgctggtgtcggtccactctgtttccagagatccagggtcaacgcagccgtctaccagcaagttttagagcacttcatgcttcctgctgctgacctgctctatggagatggagatttcaagttccaacaggacttggcgcctgcacacagcgcaaaatctacccgtgcctggtttacggaccatggtatttctgttctaaattggcccgccaactcccctgaccttagccccatagaaaatctgtggggtattgtgaaaaggaagatgcagaatgccagacccaaaaacgcagaagagttgaaggccactatcagagcaacctgggctctcataacacctgagcagtgccagaaactcatcgactccatgccacgccgcattaacgcagtaattgaggcaaaaggagctccaaccaagtattgagtattgtacatgctcatatttttcattttcatacttttcagttggccaacatttctaaaaatcccttttttgtattagccttaagtaatattctaattttgggacacacggaattttggattttcatttgttgccacttcaaatcatcaaaattaaatgaaataaacatttgaatgcatcagtctgtgtgcaatgaataaatataatgtacaagttacaccttttgaatgcaattactgaaataaatcaagtttttcaaaatattctaatttactggcttttacctgtatatatgtatatggatagatagatagatagatagacatacctgcccccagacacatttttttctctaaatgtggacccctgagtcaaaataatcgcccaggcctgctctagacatctgtgtaaacGTTACCAACAGCCCTgttaatgaatgaatgtgttCAAACACAAACTTACATCCTTCTGGCAATATCAGCTATTTAAGAGGTTCCTGCCTTATGTTGCTCTTTGGGCTGTATAGGATTAGGGGGTTAGAGTGTTTGTATTTTAACTGGTACAATTTGAGAAGGTACACAAATGGACCTGGACTGAAGAGTACAGGAAAGTCTCTCAAAAAGGTACAACCCCAGCGACAGATATGGTATTATTTTAGGTACATGCTGGTATCTCTATTTTTCAGTGTAGAGTACCGAACTTGCAACTGCACCTCAGAAGGTCTCTTTACAACCTACACCTACCTCCACTAAGAAGCTCTGGTCGTTCTCTCTGAGGTGGCTGTAGGTGTCCAGCAGGCCTTGCAGGTGTTTCCACAGACGGCCTCTTTGCTCCGTGTTTTGTGGGCGCAGCCTGGACATCAACACAACACACGATGGTACACATGGATGTCAGGTGGCAGTCCACAGTGCGTGTCGCCGTCCGCTCTTACTCCCTCCTGAGCAGGCCGCCGCTGAGGGTGACCATGCCAAAGAGCACCTCGATCATCTTCTTGGTCACGTACATCTTCCTCCTcagatcatcctcttcctcctcccCGTCGCCGTTCACAGCGATGTAGAGACACTCGTCAAACTGAATGGGGACACAAAATGTGAGCTTCCAAAGAGGATGAAACTCTGCTCCTAATAACCCGATGCTAACTTAACTTTAAGAAAATAGACCAGGAGTGTCCGATATTGATAACGGATATTGGTCTgatatcagaaaaaaaaaaaacaagcatcggatgatatcggcttgcatgtaaACTCTCAAGTATTTACTTGTGCAcagctgttaaaggggaacattatcaccagacctatgtaagcgtcaatatataccttgatgttgcagaaaaaagaccatatatttttttaaccgatttccgaactctaaatgggtgaattttggcgaattaaatgcctttctaatattcgctctcgggaagcaatccgccattttctcaaacaccgagtcaaatcagctctgttattttccgtttttttcgactgttttccgtaccttggagacatcatgcctcgtcggtgtgttgtcggagggtgtaacaacacaaacagggacggattcaagttgcaccagtggcccaaagatgcgaaagtggcaagaaattggacgtttgttccgcacactttaccgacgaaagctatgctacgacagagatggcaagaatgtgtggatatcctgcgacactcaaagcagatgcatttccaacgataaagtcaaagaaatctgctgccagacccccattgaatctgccggagtgtgtgagcaattcagggacaaaggacctcggtaacacggcaagcaatggcggcagtttgttcccgcagacgagcgagctaaaccccctggatgtcttggctcacaccgtcccttacgccaccgaagatgatcaagagaagaatatcgaccctagcttccctagcctgctgacatcaactccaaaactggacagatcagctttcaggaaaagagcgcggatgagggtatgtctacagaatatattaattgatgaaaattgggctgtctgcactctcaaagtgcatgttgttgccaaatgtatttcatatgctgtaaacctagttcatagttgttagtttcctttaatgccaaacaaacacataccaatcattggttagaaggcgatcgccgaattcatcctcgctttctcccgtgtcgctggctgtcgtgtcgatttcgtcggtttcgcttgcatacggttcaaaccgatatggctcaatagcttcagtttcttcttcaatttcgttttcgctacctgcctccacactacaaccatccgtttcaatacatgcgtaatctgttgaatcgcttaagccgctgaaatccaagtctgaatccgagctaatgtcgctatagcttgctgttctttccgccatgtttgtttgtgttgtggacgggtgtttataacgatggttaaaatcaggcactttgaaactttttttagggatattgcgtgatggttaaaattttgaaaaaaactttgaaaaatataataagccactgggaactgatttttaatggttttaaccattctgaaattgtgataatattcccctttaacatctaaatgtcctccgataaacacacaaggttggtcttttgttctattttagtcaagtcgtttacaaaaggtaaatatggtaggctataggctactaggagctagcagctacgcaacagctaagcacagaATAGCACAAAAGCTAGACATGTAATAAGtatccttcattgaacaatattgcagtctaaaatatttgtcaatgtaaacaagcatcaaataattattattacacaCACAAAGACTCAAagtcagaagcgtattagaaagtatccagtaacaaacgtgtccgcatcattcaacctacTGCGTCATGCCCTTTGTCAGAcaaattgtatgtaaaatatcaaaaaactttccgttctctgagttcccaatgaacagacaagaggttgtctttgtaacaccaagcaaaggcttgaaaaattccattctgtatgatgggaggagacgggagggggttatctattgtcatggaaaacctgctcaagctgaatccaggactagcccaagccagaggcatctttttcttttgtgttaatgtgaccgaaaacaatgactgtttacatactccccattcctttggaagcagatgttgttgtgtaaacaggaagtgtccaaataaaggaggagacgtaaacctttttcgtcagagcgtgctaagacactgtaaggaggttacaggtcgacggcgtctctcctcaattgagtccaaattgaattctgcctctgtttgattctttgcttcttgtctggtttaatagatgttatcagtgtttgaacctgacacccttaatttaatgaattatcaTGACTAGTAAGTTTAGCCAAACACAAATCAACGCTcctctttaaaaacaaaaaactgttttAAGTTTAGTGTTTTCATACCTtccacagtggaacctcgatttacgaaatatttgcaaacttttcgatttacgaacgtTCAGATCCAGTCAAATATGCCtccgtgtgcgaaccatgtctctgtgtatgcATGTTTCATTCTGAAATATAGGTGTGTACCGCCTGCAGGCAAAAAAGCAGGGCGCAGCATTtttttaaccactaggccacctactcagtggtctcgtggttagagtgtccgccctgaaaacggaaggttgtgagttcaaaccccagccgagtcataccaaagactataaaaatgggacccattacctcccagcttggcactcagcatcaagggttggaattgggggtcaaatcaccaaaaatgattcccgggcgcggccactgctgctgctcactgctcccctcacctcccagggggtgaataaggggatgggtcaaatgcagaggacacatttcaccacacctagtgtgtgtgtgacaatcattggtactttaacttttttgagAGGCGGAGCCCTCCACGTCACTTGCTGCATAGTACACTACACTACTTGCGTCTTTtcgccttttgacaagttttgtccattttgctaaccCAATACGAGTCCCCAAAAGACAACAAGTCCCCaaaagacaacagaccagcaTGGGAAGAAGGAGAAAATTGCTGTGGTGTTAAAGAAAGACTATTTACGAGGAGTACATTACTGGTGCTCACAAGTTTAGAAGAGTCGACAAAGCAGGCTTCGcaccacagcaagttttaattgtgatgagaccagacttttctggaaaaagacgccaaagcagacttatttcacagcggaggAGAAGTGTTACCTTTCGGCGGCACCTCTTTGAAGCACACCGATCCCTCCCTTCTCTCTTTCTGTC
This genomic interval carries:
- the hps1 gene encoding BLOC-3 complex member HPS1 isoform X1 produces the protein MKALLISTESAEVLFHWTDPEFQQNIQEQYGASQEEGQGLPAFEDSISTLFAPIIISCSSMVDRLGDSYTCFTTENNHIYVLHQFDECLYIAVNGDGEEEEDDLRRKMYVTKKMIEVLFGMVTLSGGLLRRELRPQNTEQRGRLWKHLQGLLDTYSHLRENDQSFLVEAVERLIHPTLCEQCIEFLERRLVQQLNSSVERAGEEVQHAFILVHTKLLAFYSSRNASTLATSDLLALIIMAQNMYPSNMDLDDRGSEDVESTSGSGPESFYTPQPSPTNSSSSEKQVRQEASVFEFLDPDIQMAEDSLHTLDVPPPDPSTPRRVFLEVAHKEGLYPMMPHSMYCLPLWPGITLVLLSKVRRCDLVAFAPWLCLTPCFCDNPRQVPTSAVAMSVYMFLEAFAKLEKRLSEGLEGSPAIRSQPTIHDIRSKLDKFIKALGPSEIQSSQLQNVWSEFKNRAFARSGPGFNKDLIPWCKNMKTQLCGVYRQCFLSNSGPAEAARRLSPGLLERAQTMLQEKLMDWKDFLLVKSRRNITMVSYLEDFPGLIHFICVDRSTGQIIAPSLNVTERTTSELGKGAVAQFIKSKVWRLVSTSRRYLQKGYSTVTLRDGDFYFCYFLWFENETGYKLETMEIPVLPDDSAPIGMIAWDYYRKLLRYYSKSHQGEVVKCYELLTVHLSVIPTEIILQHCRQLASKLWEPSRNPLL